The Candidatus Hydrogenedentota bacterium genome includes the window TCTTCGGGCGAGATATTGGGATGTTCTTCAGGTAAGCGGTAGAACTTGCGCCACAATACAAGCCATATGAGCCCAAGCGCAGCCGTAAGCACGAAGGCAGGCCGCCAACTGTCAAATATATGGTAGATCGTGATGACGATAAACGGCGCAAGCGCTCCGCCTATCGAAGAACCGCTATCGAACAAGGCGCAAGCCCATGCTCGTTCCTTGGCGGGAAACCATTCCGATACGGCCTTCGATCCCGCGGGATTGTTGGCCGCTTCGCCGCACCCCAACAGAAACCGGAACGCCGCGAAACTGCCTTTGCCGTTGGCGAGAGCAGTGCACGCAGCAATGATGGTGTAGAAGACAACGCTCAGGAAGAGTCCTCGTTGAGTACCCACCGTGTCGAGAATGCGCCCGAACACCGATTGCATGATCGTGTACGCGACTCGAAAGGAATTCAGAATGAACGCGTAGTCTTCGTTGGTCCAATTGAACTCTTGCTTGAGAATGGGCGATAGGGCGTTCAGCGTCTGCCGATCGATGTAATTGATCACGGTGACGAGAAAGAGCATGCCTCCCATCCACCACCGCAAGTAAGGTATGACACGGCGTTTTCGCCCCGCCGGTTGTTGCAGTGTCTCGTTCTCCACGATACGCCCCTCCCCGCTCGCGCCGTGCTGCCCCCTTCGAAAATCAGGAACGGCATGATACCCGTTCCTGCGCCGCAATGCGTATGCGAATTTGCAGGAAAGCCGGGACGGGAGAGCGCACCGAAAA containing:
- a CDS encoding MFS transporter; its protein translation is MENETLQQPAGRKRRVIPYLRWWMGGMLFLVTVINYIDRQTLNALSPILKQEFNWTNEDYAFILNSFRVAYTIMQSVFGRILDTVGTQRGLFLSVVFYTIIAACTALANGKGSFAAFRFLLGCGEAANNPAGSKAVSEWFPAKERAWACALFDSGSSIGGALAPFIVITIYHIFDSWRPAFVLTAALGLIWLVLWRKFYRLPEEHPNISPE